Proteins found in one Pseudomonas sp. P8_241 genomic segment:
- a CDS encoding YgfZ/GcvT domain-containing protein, with the protein MADSAFFCTLSHEGVLAVRGADASKFLQGQLTCNLNYLSDARASLGARCTQKGRMQSSFRILLEGDGVLMAMATELLEPQLADLKKYAVFSKSRLTDESAAWVRFGIAHGDATLADFGLELPTETDSVVRSNGLIALRVSPERAELWVAADQADAIKSKLSAALSEGDLNQWLLGQIRAGIGQVMPATRELFIPQMLNLQAIGGVSFKKGCYTGQEIVARMQYLGKLKRRLYRLQLIADELPDPGVQLFSPTHGSSIGEVVLAAHTGQNIELLAVLQAEAAENGDIHLGALEGPALKLLDLPYELDRDREIQR; encoded by the coding sequence ATGGCCGACTCTGCTTTTTTCTGCACCCTGTCTCACGAAGGTGTTCTCGCGGTTCGCGGCGCGGACGCCAGCAAATTCCTGCAAGGCCAACTGACCTGCAATCTCAATTATCTGAGCGACGCCCGGGCCAGCCTTGGCGCGCGCTGTACGCAAAAAGGCCGGATGCAATCGAGTTTTCGCATCCTGCTTGAAGGCGACGGCGTACTGATGGCCATGGCCACCGAGTTACTTGAACCGCAGTTGGCGGACCTGAAAAAATATGCGGTGTTCTCCAAGTCCAGGCTGACCGATGAAAGTGCCGCCTGGGTCCGTTTCGGCATTGCGCACGGCGACGCGACACTGGCCGATTTCGGTCTGGAGCTGCCGACAGAAACCGACAGTGTTGTTCGCAGCAATGGCTTGATCGCCCTCCGCGTTTCGCCAGAGCGGGCCGAGCTGTGGGTGGCCGCCGATCAGGCTGATGCGATCAAGAGCAAATTGTCCGCAGCATTGAGTGAAGGCGATCTGAACCAATGGTTGCTGGGCCAGATCCGCGCCGGGATTGGCCAGGTCATGCCAGCTACCCGCGAGCTGTTCATTCCGCAGATGCTCAACCTGCAGGCCATTGGTGGCGTGAGTTTCAAGAAAGGGTGCTATACCGGCCAGGAAATCGTCGCGCGGATGCAGTATCTGGGCAAACTCAAGCGCCGCTTGTATCGCCTGCAGCTCATCGCCGACGAACTGCCGGATCCAGGCGTTCAACTGTTTTCCCCAACCCACGGCAGCTCTATCGGCGAAGTGGTGCTCGCCGCACACACCGGGCAAAACATTGAACTCCTGGCGGTGTTGCAAGCCGAAGCAGCAGAAAATGGGGATATCCACCTGGGCGCACTTGAAGGCCCCGCTTTAAAACTGCTCGACCTGCCGTACGAACTGGACCGCGATCGCGAAATCCAGCGATAA
- the nadB gene encoding L-aspartate oxidase, which translates to MSQQFQHDVLVIGSGAAGLSLALTLPGHLRIAVLSKGNLANGSTFWAQGGVAAVLDDTDTVESHVDDTLNAGGGLCHEDAVRFTVEHSREAIQWLIDQGVPFTRDEHFSTDDGAFEFHLTREGGHSHRRIIHAADATGAAIFRTLLDQAGKRPNIELLEQRVAVDLITEKRLGLEGDRCLGAYVLNRGTGQVDTYGARFVILASGGAAKVYLYTSNPDGACGDGIAMAWRSGCRVANLEFNQFHPTCLYHPQAKSFLITEALRGEGAHLKLPNGERFMQRFDPRAELAPRDIVARAIDHEMKRLGVDCVYLDISHKPEAFIKTHFPTVYERCLEFSIDITKQPIPVVPAAHYTCGGVMVDQQGRTDVPGLYAIGETSFTGLHGANRMASNSLLECFVYARSAAMDIIEQLPRVTMPASLPAWDASQVTDSDEDVIIAHNWDELRRFMWDYVGIVRTNKRLQRAQHRVQLLLDEIDEFYSNYKVSRDLIELRNLAQVAELMILSAMERKESRGLHYTLDYPNLLPVALDTILVPPTFAG; encoded by the coding sequence ATGAGCCAACAGTTTCAACACGATGTTCTGGTAATTGGCAGCGGCGCTGCCGGCTTGAGCCTTGCGCTAACCTTGCCCGGTCATTTGCGCATCGCGGTATTGAGCAAAGGCAACCTCGCCAATGGCTCGACCTTCTGGGCACAGGGTGGTGTTGCTGCCGTTCTGGATGATACCGATACCGTGGAGTCCCACGTCGACGATACGCTCAACGCTGGCGGCGGTCTGTGCCACGAAGATGCCGTACGCTTCACTGTCGAGCACAGCAGGGAAGCCATCCAGTGGCTGATCGACCAAGGTGTGCCTTTCACCCGCGATGAGCACTTCAGTACAGACGATGGCGCATTCGAGTTTCATCTGACTCGCGAAGGCGGACACAGTCATCGACGTATCATTCACGCTGCGGATGCCACGGGGGCGGCGATTTTCAGGACCTTGCTCGATCAAGCCGGAAAACGACCGAACATTGAACTGCTGGAGCAGCGGGTCGCGGTCGATCTGATCACCGAAAAGCGTCTGGGCCTGGAAGGCGATCGCTGCCTCGGGGCCTATGTGCTCAATCGCGGCACCGGACAAGTCGACACCTATGGCGCACGCTTTGTCATTCTCGCCTCCGGCGGCGCAGCCAAGGTCTACCTCTATACCAGTAACCCCGACGGTGCCTGCGGTGACGGCATTGCCATGGCCTGGCGCTCGGGTTGCCGGGTGGCGAACCTGGAGTTTAACCAGTTCCACCCGACCTGCCTTTATCACCCGCAGGCCAAGAGCTTCCTGATCACCGAAGCCTTGCGCGGGGAAGGTGCGCACTTGAAGCTGCCTAACGGTGAACGCTTCATGCAGCGCTTCGATCCCAGGGCCGAACTGGCGCCACGGGATATCGTTGCCCGCGCCATCGACCATGAGATGAAGCGCCTGGGAGTCGATTGTGTCTATCTGGACATCAGCCATAAACCCGAAGCGTTCATCAAGACACACTTCCCGACAGTGTATGAACGCTGCCTGGAGTTTTCGATCGATATCACCAAACAACCCATCCCGGTCGTGCCTGCAGCGCACTACACCTGCGGAGGCGTGATGGTTGATCAACAGGGCCGCACCGACGTGCCGGGCCTGTATGCCATTGGCGAAACCAGCTTCACTGGCCTGCACGGGGCCAATCGCATGGCCAGCAACTCGTTGCTGGAATGCTTTGTCTACGCACGTTCGGCGGCAATGGACATTATTGAACAATTGCCCCGTGTAACCATGCCAGCCTCCCTCCCCGCGTGGGACGCGAGCCAGGTCACCGACTCCGACGAAGACGTGATCATTGCGCACAACTGGGATGAACTGCGCCGATTCATGTGGGACTACGTCGGCATCGTGCGCACCAATAAGCGCCTTCAACGGGCTCAGCACCGGGTGCAACTATTGCTCGATGAAATCGACGAGTTCTACAGCAACTATAAGGTCAGCCGGGATTTGATCGAATTGCGCAACCTGGCCCAGGTTGCCGAGTTGATGATTCTGTCAGCCATGGAGCGCAAGGAAAGCCGAGGCCTGCATTACACCCTCGACTATCCGAACCTGTTGCCGGTCGCGCTGGACACTATTCTGGTACCTCCCACCTTCGCCGGCTGA
- a CDS encoding protein YgfX — MSSPSKTYECRWHASRQLLAAYLLAQLFALGSLFLLSIPLRASVLGVVLCVVHGIWSLPRQILLTHPQAFCGLRREADGWQLWRRAGGWQPVQLRPDSLALPLIVVLRFRLNGERRVRSICVPRDSQATDVHRRLRVRLKFSRRRWEVPE, encoded by the coding sequence GTGTCCAGCCCAAGTAAAACGTACGAATGCCGCTGGCATGCCTCACGGCAGTTGCTGGCGGCATACCTGTTGGCCCAGCTGTTCGCGCTGGGTTCGCTGTTTCTACTCTCTATCCCACTCAGGGCCAGTGTGCTCGGGGTTGTGCTGTGCGTGGTTCACGGTATTTGGTCGTTGCCCCGGCAGATCCTGTTGACACATCCGCAGGCATTCTGCGGCTTGCGCCGCGAGGCTGATGGCTGGCAATTATGGCGTCGGGCTGGGGGATGGCAGCCGGTTCAACTGCGTCCGGACAGTCTGGCATTGCCGTTGATCGTGGTGTTGCGATTTCGGTTAAATGGCGAGCGTCGGGTCAGGTCCATTTGCGTGCCCCGGGATTCGCAAGCGACGGATGTGCACCGGCGCCTGCGAGTCCGGCTCAAGTTCAGCCGGCGAAGGTGGGAGGTACCAGAATAG
- the rpoE gene encoding RNA polymerase sigma factor RpoE — translation MLTQEEDQQLVERVQRGDKRAFDLLVLKYQHKILGLIVRFVHDTHEAQDVAQEAFIKAYRALGNFRGDSAFYTWLYRIAINTAKNYLVSRGRRPPDSDVSSEDAEFYDGDHGLKDLESPERALLRDEIEGTVHRTIQQLPEDLRTALTLREFDGLSYEDIASVMQCPVGTVRSRIFRAREAIDKALQPLLQEN, via the coding sequence ATGCTAACCCAGGAAGAGGATCAGCAACTGGTCGAACGCGTTCAGCGCGGCGACAAGCGCGCTTTCGATCTGCTAGTGCTGAAATACCAGCACAAAATTCTCGGGTTGATCGTGCGTTTTGTGCACGACACCCATGAAGCCCAGGATGTGGCACAGGAAGCCTTTATCAAGGCGTACCGTGCACTTGGAAATTTTCGCGGAGACAGTGCGTTTTATACGTGGCTTTACCGCATCGCCATCAACACGGCGAAAAACTATCTGGTTTCACGCGGCCGTCGGCCGCCGGATAGCGATGTCAGTTCTGAAGATGCAGAGTTCTACGATGGCGATCATGGCCTCAAGGATCTCGAGTCGCCAGAGCGGGCGTTGCTGCGGGATGAGATCGAAGGCACCGTCCATCGAACCATTCAGCAACTGCCGGAAGATTTGCGTACGGCCTTAACTTTACGTGAGTTTGATGGTCTGAGTTACGAGGACATTGCGAGCGTCATGCAATGTCCGGTGGGCACCGTGCGCTCCCGGATCTTCCGCGCCCGGGAGGCCATCGATAAAGCCCTGCAGCCGTTGTTGCAGGAAAACTAA
- a CDS encoding succinate dehydrogenase assembly factor 2: protein MVEDVELNRLFWHSRRGMLELDVLLVPFTKEVYATLNEVDRALYVRLLTCEDQDMFGWFMERAESEDPELQRMVRMILDRVQPK from the coding sequence ATGGTCGAAGATGTTGAACTGAACCGCCTCTTTTGGCATAGCCGCCGCGGCATGCTTGAACTTGACGTGTTGCTGGTACCGTTCACGAAAGAGGTTTACGCAACGCTCAATGAGGTGGATCGTGCGTTGTACGTCCGCCTGCTGACGTGTGAAGATCAGGATATGTTCGGCTGGTTCATGGAGCGTGCCGAATCGGAAGATCCAGAGCTTCAGCGCATGGTTCGCATGATCCTGGATCGTGTCCAGCCCAAGTAA
- a CDS encoding sigma-E factor negative regulatory protein, giving the protein MSREALQESLSAVMDNEADELELRRVLNAFDDVETRETWARYQIARAVMHKDLLLPRLDIAAAVSAALADEAVPAKATRGPWRSLGRLAVAASVTLAVLAGVRLYNQDEIAGVELAQQSNQPGLTVPQVKGPAVLAGYNESSEATGPMANGVLQGQPGWHDQRLPGYLRQHAQQAALKGTESALPYARAASLENR; this is encoded by the coding sequence ATGAGTCGTGAAGCCCTGCAGGAATCGCTGTCCGCAGTGATGGATAACGAAGCGGACGAATTGGAATTGCGTCGGGTATTGAATGCCTTTGACGATGTTGAAACCCGTGAAACCTGGGCTCGTTACCAGATCGCTCGGGCAGTGATGCACAAGGATCTCTTGCTTCCACGCCTGGACATCGCTGCGGCCGTTTCAGCTGCACTGGCGGACGAAGCGGTGCCGGCAAAAGCCACCCGTGGACCATGGCGCAGCCTGGGTCGTCTGGCGGTCGCTGCTTCGGTGACGCTTGCAGTGCTGGCGGGAGTTCGCCTGTATAATCAGGACGAGATCGCCGGTGTCGAACTTGCGCAGCAATCGAACCAGCCAGGCTTGACCGTTCCTCAAGTAAAAGGCCCAGCTGTTCTGGCCGGCTACAATGAAAGTTCGGAAGCCACCGGTCCTATGGCCAATGGCGTTCTGCAAGGTCAGCCAGGCTGGCACGATCAGCGTCTGCCAGGGTACTTGCGTCAACACGCACAACAGGCTGCATTGAAAGGTACGGAGAGCGCGCTGCCTTACGCTCGTGCTGCAAGCCTGGAAAACCGTTAA